One part of the Glycine soja cultivar W05 chromosome 11, ASM419377v2, whole genome shotgun sequence genome encodes these proteins:
- the LOC114376140 gene encoding tricalbin-3-like — protein sequence MILQHASPISHFHFSPLSSLCPGNSNTPFPFSRRRRKRLFANSGSRKFRRKCTVRFCAVPSSDNNHPNWNADFANSARRTATTFVLKRISNNNNNNNNNNNNDNDVIVTELQAPPPSVQLGSNFTGFSEDPIVDKLRTQLGVIHPIPSPPINRNVIGLFVFFFFVGVVFDKLWTWRRRRSKNNSGGGEDGLGVWPQVPTSFSLLLEKDLQRKESVEWVNMVLGKLWKVYRGGIENWIIGLLQPVIDNLKKPDYVQRVEIKQFSLGDEPLSVRNVERRTSRRVNDLQYQIGLRYTGGARMLLMLSLKFGIIPIVVPVGVRDFDIDGELWVKLRLIPTEPWVGAVSWAFVSLPKIKFELSLFRLFNLMAIPVLSMFLTKLLTEDLPKLFVRPKKIVLDFQKGKAVGPVAVGVKSGETQEGNKDSVGELSVTLVDARKLSYIFYGKTDPYVILSLGNQVIRSKKNSQTTVIGPPGMPIWNQDFHMLVSNPRKQKLFIQVKDVLGFADLTIGTGEVDLGSLKDTVPTDRIVVLQGGWGFLGKRSSGEILLRLTYKAYVEDEEDDKTEVYAIYTDVSDDELSDSEVNGTNEKDERDSAYETDKESFMDVLAALIVSEEFQGIVASETGFSKVLDSGSNAGPRVSKSQVPNVEPIPSSSDNSEGFGGSALLWLAVITSISLLIALNVGGSSLFNP from the exons ATGATTCTCCAACACGCTTCTCCCATCTCTCACTTCCACTTCTCTCCACTCTCCTCTCTCTGCCCCGGTAACAGTAACACCCCATTCCCCTTCTCCAGAAGAAGGCGAAAGCGCTTATTCGCCAATTCCGGCTCCCGCAAATTCCGCAGAAAATGCACCGTCCGCTTCTGCGCCGTTCCCTCCTCCGACAACAACCACCCAAACTGGAACGCCGATTTCGCCAATTCCGCGCGCAGAACCGCCACAACCTTCGTTCTCAAACGAatttccaacaacaacaacaacaacaacaacaacaacaacaacgataACGATGTTATCGTTACCGAATTACAAGCACCACCGCCATCGGTTCAATTAGGTTCAAACTTCACCGGTTTCAGCGAGGATCCTATCGTGGATAAGCTGAGGACGCAGCTAGGGGTGATACACCCGATTCCCTCCCCTCCGATTAACCGCAACGTCATCGGCCTgttcgtcttcttcttcttcgtcggCGTCGTGTTCGACAAGCTGTGGACTTGGCGGCGGCGGCGGAGCAAGAACAACAGCGGCGGCGGCGAGGACGGGCTTGGCGTGTGGCCGCAGGTGCCAACGAGCTTCTCGCTGCTTCTGGAGAAGGATTTGCAGAGGAAGGAGTCGGTGGAGTGGGTGAACATGGTGTTGGGGAAGCTGTGGAAGGTGTATAGAGGAGGAATTGAGAACTGGATCATAGGGCTGCTTCAGCCTGTCATTGATAATCTCAAGAAGCCTGATTACGTGCAGAGGGTTGAAATTAAGCAGTTCTCGTTAGGGGATGAACCCTTGTCTGTTAGAAACGTTGAGCGCAGGACTTCTCGCAGAGTCAACGATTTGCa GTACCAGATAGGCCTTAGGTATACAGGTGGTGCTCGCATGCTGTTAATGCTTTCTCTGAAATTTGGCATCATTCCAATTGTTGTACCCGTTGGTGTTCGAGATTTTGACATTGATGGTGAACTTTGGGTAAAATTAAGGTTAATACCAACAGAGCCTTGGGTGGGAGCTGTTTCATGGGCTTTTGTTTCACTCCCAAAGATCAAGTTTGAATTGTCTCTATTCCGTCTGTTCAATTTAATGG CTATTCCAGTTCTCTCGAT GTTTTTGACTAAACTTCTCACTGAAGATTTACCTAAACTATTTGTACGCCCAAAGAAAATAGTTTTAGATTTCCAAAAGGGAAAAGCTGTTGGTCCAGTTGCTGTTGGTGTTAAATCTGGAGAAACGCAAGAAGGAAACAAGGATTCTGTGGGTGAACTATCTGTTACTCTGGTGGATGCTCGAAagctttcttatattttttacg GCAAGACAGATCCTTATGTTATTCTTAGCCTTGGAAATCAAGTTATACGCAGCAAAAAGAACAGTCAAACTACTGTAATTGGACCCCCTGGAATGCCAATTTGGAATCag GATTTTCATATGCTTGTTTCCAACCCTAGAAAGCAGAAGTTATTCATCCAAGTAAAGGACGTTCTAGGATTTGCAGATTTGACTATTGGTACAGGAGAG gtTGATTTAGGATCTCTCAAAGACACTGTTCCAACAGACAGAATTGTGGTTTTACAAGGAGGTTGGGGATTTTTAGGAAAGCGCTCTTCTGGGGAGATATTACTTCGGCTAACATATAAAGCATATGTGGAGGATGAGGAAGATGATAAAACTGAGGTGTATGCCATTTATACTGACGTTTCTGATGATGAGTTGTCTGATTCAGAAGTAAATGGTACTAATGAGAAGGATGAAAGAGATTCTGCGTATGAAACAGATAAGGAGTCATTTATGGATGTTTTGGCAGCATTAATTGTTAGCGAAGAATTTCAGGGGATAGTAGCATCTGAAACAGGGTTTAGCAAAGTTTTGGATAGTGGCTCAAATGCTGGACCTAGAGTGTCAAAATCTCAAGTTCCCAATGTTGAACCAATTCCTTCTAGTTCTGATAATTCCGAAGGTTTTGGAG GGTCAGCTTTACTTTGGCTTGCTGTGATTACTAGCATATCACTACTAATTGCTCTCAACGTTGGGGGATCCAGTCTCTTCAATCCCTAA
- the LOC114376142 gene encoding delta(24)-sterol reductase-like gives MSDLEAPLRPKRKKVWVDYFVQFRWILVIFVVLPISFTIYFLTYLGDVRSEWKSYKTRQKEHDENVKKVIKRLKQRNPSKDGLVCTARKPWIAVGMRNVDYKRARHFEVDLSAFRNVLEIDKERMIARVEPLVNMGQISRVTVPMNLALAVVAELDDLTVGGLINGYGIEGSSHKYGLFADTVVAYEIILADGTLVRATKDNEYTDLYYAIPWSQGTLGLLVAAEIKLIPVKEYMKLAYKPVVGTLQDLAQAYCDSFAPRDGDQDNEEKVPDFVEGMIYTPTEGVMMTGRYASKEEAKKKGNKINSVGWWFKPWFYQHAQTALKKGEFVEYIPTREYYHRHTRCLYWEGKLILPFADQFWFRYLFGWLMPPKVSLLKATQGDAIRNYYHEMHVIQDMLVPLYKVGEALEWVHREMEVYPIWLCPHKLFKLPVKTMIYPEPGFELHRRQGDTQTAQMYTDVGVYYAPGPVFRGEVFDGAEAVRKMENWLIENHGFQPQYAVSELSEKNFWRMFDAGLYEHTRRKYGAVGTFMSVYYKSKKGRKTEKEVQEAEQAHLETAYAEADQPVD, from the exons ATGTCAGATCTCGAGGCTCCCTTGCGCCCTAAGAGGAAGAAGGTTTGGGTGGACTATTTTGTTCAGTTTCGATGGATCCTTGTTATTTTTGTGGTCCTTCCCATCTCCTTCACCATTTATTTCCTTACATACCTTGGGGATGTAAGATCCGAGTGGAAGTCCTATAAGACGCGTCAGAAGGAACATGATGAGAATGTGAAGAAGGTTATCAAACGTCTCAAACAGAGGAATCCATCAAAAGATGGTCTTGTCTGTACTGCTCGTAAGCCCTGGATTGCTGTTGGGATGCGAAATGTTGACTATAAGAGAGCCCGTCATTTCGAAGTTGATTTGTCTGCTTTCCGGAATGTACTTGAGATCGACAAAGAACGGATGATTGCAAGAGTTGAGCCCCTAGTCAACATGGGTCAGATCAGCAGGGTGACTGTACCCATGAATCTTGCCCTTGCTGTAGTTGCAGAGCTTGATGATCTAACTGTTGGTGGTCTCATTAACGGCTATGGTATAGAAGGAAGCTCCCACAAATATGGCTTGTTCGCTGATACTGTTGTGGCCTATGAAATTATTTTGGCTGATGGCACTCTTGTTAGAGCCACCAAGGACAACGAGTACACTGATCTATACTATGCCATTCCGTGGTCTCAGGGAACCCTTGGCCTTCTTGTTGCTGCTGAGATCAAGCTTATACCTGTTAAGGAGTACATGAAGCTAGCCTACAAACCTGTTGTTGGCACCCTGCAAGATCTTGCACAGGCATATTGTGATTCTTTTGCTCCCAGAGATGGAGACCAGGATAACGAGGAGAAGGTTCCAGACTTTGTTGAAGGAATGATTTATACACCAACAGAAGGTGTGATGATGACAGGAAGATATGCTTCAAAGGAAGAGGCCAAGAAGAAGGGGAATAAGATCAATAGTGTAGGATGGTGGTTTAAACCATGGTTCTATCAGCATGCACAGACGGCACTGAAGAAAGGAGAGTTTGTAGAATACATTCCTACCAGAGAATATTATCACAGGCACACAAGATGCTTGTACTGGGAGGGAAAGCTTATCCTCCCATTTGCTGATCAATTTTGGTTTAGGTATCTGTTTGGCTGGTTGATGCCACCCAAGGTTTCTCTCCTCAAGGCAACTCAAGGTGATGCTATAAGAAACTATTACCATGAAATGCATGTCATCCAGGACATGCTTGTTCCTTTGTACAAGGTGGGAGAGGCTTTAGAATGGGTTCACCGTGAGATGGAG GTATACCCCATTTGGCTCTGCCCACACAAATTGTTCAAGCTGCCTGTCAAAACTATGATTTACCCAGAGCCAGGGTTCGAACTACATCGCAGGCAAGGAGACACCCAAACTGCTCAAATGTACACAGATGTTGGAGTTTACTATGCACCAGGTCCTGTTTTTAGGGGTGAGGTATTTGATGGGGCAGAAGCAGTGCGTAAAATGGAGAACTGGTTGATTGAAAATCATGGTTTTCAGCCACAGTATGCTGTGTCTGAGCTGTCTGAGAAAAACTTCTGGAGGATGTTTGATGCTGGTTTGTATGAGCATACTAGGAGGAAGTATGGAGCTGTTGGGACCTTTATGAGTGTATACTACAAATCAAAGAAGGGCAGGAAAACTGAGAAGGAGGTACAAGAAGCAGAGCAAGCGCACCTTGAAACTGCATACGCAGAAGCTGATCAACCAGTAGACTGA